The Barnesiella intestinihominis YIT 11860 DNA window CTTCGTGTTCGTCGTGATTATGATCATGAGCTTCTATATGATCGCTATGTTGATGCTCATGTTCATCACTGTGAGAAGAAGACGAACCCGAACACCCCCAGAATATATAAGTGAAAAGAATTGAGAATATAATATTTCGTTTCATAGGTATAATTAATTATGGAATAAATAATAGTTATCAGTTCGAATACAAAAATACCGAACGAATTCTCTCTTATGGAATTAAGAGATATTTATACCTATGCGACGGGAGGAGCCCGCAGCCCCAACGTTTTAAGAAAAGTAAATGTATGCAGCCGCTCGATGTAAATACCGAAACAGGGAGATACTTCCAAACTGTCGATAACGAAATCGGACAACATAGCCCACGTCCCCAACAAAATTTTTACCGGGGCAAACTTTAATGTAAGGTATTGATTTAAAGAAACTATATCGACCGGAGCCTTATATGCAAACCAACTACAACCGCTGCAATCGCCAGCCTTTTCGGGGACATCGGACGAATGGGTATCTCCCGACTCTGCGGCATCGATTACCCAGCAGATCATACCATTCTCATGATGGTGATGAGGAATCACCGTCGAAAAAACAGCCAGACAACCGGCCAAACAAACGAATAGTATTTTCAGTTTTTTCGCCCACATAAGACTTAATCTTGCAGACAAAGGTAAGGGAGATTATTTCAGAGGAGTTATACGATCCTTTCTTTTTTAGAAAATTTAAATATTCGACTTTACCCAATGGGAAATACATTCCGCTATCCCCTATTCGTCCAAGTCGTCATCTTCGAAATCGAAATCAAAATCGAATCCATCATCGGCATACTCCGATTCGAGGAATTGCTTCATTTGACGACCGTCTCTTTTCGTCGGTCGTCCCAATCCTTTTTGGCGATTGACAAAACCTCCTATACGCACCATTTCGAGCAATTCGTATTGTTCCGGCGGAGTGATATTCTCCAAATACCCGGGAACTAATTTTGCCCCCATACGATTTTCGGAGAGAGCCAAAACTCGAAAAGAATATGCTACAGGCGGTTTTCTCACCTGTATGACATCGCCAACTTTGATCATTCTGGAAGGCTTCACCGCAACTCCGTCGAGCATTACCCTTCCCTTTTTACAGGCTTCGGTCGCTAT harbors:
- a CDS encoding DUF6769 family protein is translated as MWAKKLKILFVCLAGCLAVFSTVIPHHHHENGMICWVIDAAESGDTHSSDVPEKAGDCSGCSWFAYKAPVDIVSLNQYLTLKFAPVKILLGTWAMLSDFVIDSLEVSPCFGIYIERLHTFTFLKTLGLRAPPVA
- a CDS encoding RNA-binding S4 domain-containing protein, which gives rise to MAKDEVRIDKFMWATRIFKTRTIATEACKKGRVMLDGVAVKPSRMIKVGDVIQVRKPPVAYSFRVLALSENRMGAKLVPGYLENITPPEQYELLEMVRIGGFVNRQKGLGRPTKRDGRQMKQFLESEYADDGFDFDFDFEDDDLDE